The genomic region CATGACCGATTCCATACGGGTGGCTTGTTCGTGTTGCATTAGCCACTCCACCACTTCAGTCCCGGTAAAACAGTGAGAAAAGACTTTTAAACCATAGCGGCGATCGCGAATAGACAGACCTTCCGGGCCCCGCATTCGTTGAATGATATCTTCCCAATCATATTCGGGCTGAATTTTAGGGGGTTCGGGTATGGGGACAGGGGAGGGTTGCCAATTCTCTCGCCCTTGCTGTTTTAACCAGGTATCGGTAACTTGTTCGAGTCCAGGGAGTTTAAGATGTAAATCTCGTTGAGGAAAGGGAATTTCAATGCCATAGTATTGCAAATACAGGGCCATGTGATGGAGTAAATGGGTTCTCACTTTCGGTTGTTTCAAGGGGTCTCGAATAAAGACCACGATGCGAAAATTAAGGGCACTCTCTCCAAAACCTCTAAATTGGGCTTTCGGTGGGGGATGGCGGAGAATTTCCGGGTGGGGAAGTTGGGCAACGGCCAGCAGGATATCATGAACCCGTTGCATATCCGAGCCATAGGCCACATCCACATATACTTTCAGACGGGTTAAACCGGTACGATTCCAATTTTGCACTTCTCCTTCAATAAAGCGAGAGTTGGGAACCATGATCGTCACCCGGTCAATGGTGGTCATTTCGGTCACTCTGGGGCCGATGCGTTGCACCAAACCTTGAAAGTCTCCCACTTGCACCAGTTCTCCCACTTGGATGGGTCGTTCAAAGATCATAATTAGGCCGCTAATAAAATCTTTGACGATGTTTTGTAGACCGAACCCAATCCCCACACCGAGGACACTAATGACGATCGCCAAGGAGCTAAAGTCTACCCCACTGAGGGTGAGAATGAGCAGAAATCCAATAAACAGCAGACCATAGCGAATAAAGGAGGCGATCGCCTGTTGGGAATGGCGATTGACTCCCACCAGGGGGACAATTTTGGCCTTGAGAACTTCGGTAAAGGAGTTAGTCAGGAATATTAAGGCGATCGCCATTACTCCAATTAACAGTAAATTATTCAGGGATAAGGCCCGTTCTCCGACGGTAAAAATTTGCGCCGAAAACAGATTCCGCAAGAGAATATAGGTACGATAGAGCCAGCGACGACTGAGGGGAAAAAGATTGGTGACATAAGAGATAAAGATCAGCCAAGTCGCCACTTGTAACAGGATCAGGGCTAAGATTTTCCAGGAGGTTTTAATCAGCTCCCCATCCTGGTTTTTTTGTCGTCGTAACCGTCTTTGTAGCCAAAACCAGAGACATTGCAGGGCGATCGCCACACCACTGGCAATCAGGGCCATTTTAATTGCCCAGGCTCTATAAATCGGGGTTCGTTCCCGGCGAGCGCGTTGCAGAGCTTGCTGAATCTCATTTCGCCAAATTTGAGCCTGTTCTAGGGAGGGATGCCCTGGCATCATATCCGATTCACTGACCGAGATCAGGTGACGGTTATTCACTTGCAGACTGACTTGGCCGTTATGCTCAACAATTTTGACTTCAGGCGGGGTATTAGTGGCGATCGCCCCATCCAATTTTTCCTGTAAGAGCTGATTCACTTGCTTGGCTCTTTCCTGAGCGCTAAAATTCCCAGACGCTTCTACCTCAAATAACTCATAACCATCCAATACAATTGGAGCCTTACTAGCCACCGTTGCCGTTGATGGCGTTTGTCCCCATCCTGGTAAAGATAGAGTCATTCCCCATATCACCAAACCCAATACACCGATCCACAGCAGTGGAACTAAACCGCGTCTGCTTCTTGTCTGAGGATATCCCCTATGCCCTCGTCGAGCCATCTGTCTCTACTCCTTCAGATTAATTAAATCCTGGGGCGCAACTGCCCCTTTTTCCGTAATAATCCCTGCAATCAACGCCGCAGGAGTAACATCAAACGCGGGATTATAATACTCCACACCGGCTGGTGTAATCTGGGTTTCTCCCACTTGCGCCACTTCTTGACTATCGCGCTCTTCGATCGGAATTTCTCCGCCATCGGCTAACTTAAAATCCACGGTAGACAGGGGAGCCGCAACATAAAACGGAATATTGTGAGCTTTCGCCGCCAGAGCCACACTATAGGTTCCAATTTTATTGGCCGTATCCCCATTGGCGCTAATGCGATCGGCTCCCACTACGACTGCATCAATCCTACCTTGTTGCATACAATGGGCCGCCATATTATCCGTAATCACCGTAACCGGTATTCCTTCTTGCACGCATTCCCAAGCCGTCAACTTTGCCCCTTGCAACCGGGGGCGAGTTTCGTCCGCATAGACACGCTTCAACCGTCCCTGTGCCCAAGCACTTCTCACCACCCCTAAAGCTGTTCCATACCCGGCTGTAGCCAAAGCCCCGGCATTGCAGTGAGTTAACAGATTTAACCGATCTGGCGTATCTGGTAATACTTTAACCCCCTCTTCTCCGATCGCCTGACAAGTCTGTATATCCTCTTGTTGGATCTGTTCAGCCTCAGCCAACAATTGGGACTGAATTTCCCCGACAGAACCGGATATATTCCGAGCCGTTTCTAACATCCGTTGAATAGCCCAAAACAAATTCACCGCCGTTGGGCGAGTTTGTTTGAGCCTTTCCGCCACTGCTTCGAGTTGCTCCAGAAACAGGGCACGCTCTTGAGTTTGAATTTCCCGCGCTCCTAAAGCCATGCCATAAGCTGCCGAAACTCCGATCGCCGGAGCGCCTCGCACAATCATTGTTTTAATCGCCCGTGCCATCTCAGATGAGTTACGAATGCTCACCGTTGTATATTCTCCCGGTAGGCAAGTTTGATCGATCAGAATCACGCATTGATAGTCTCGATCCCAACGCACAGGATAAACCGGAGTATTGCAAACCATGGGACTTGAATTTACTATTTTTGACCTTTCTATAGTAATACTCTATAGTAATACAGCTAATACAGCATTTCCCTATCTTAATGATTCTGCCGTATCGGAATTTCAATGATAAACCTTGTTCCCTTGCCCACATCCGAGAAACAGCTTAACTGTCCATGATGTTTTTTCACAATAATTTCATAACTAATCGATAAGCCTAAACCCGTGCCATTACCCACCGGTTTGGTTGTAAAAAAGGCATCAAAAATTTTAGGCTGAATCGATGCAGGAATTCCTGGCCCATTATCGGCGATCGCAATCGAAACCCAATGGGGCTGTTGGATCTCAGTCGTAATTGTAATTTGATTGGGAGATTGAACCAGTTCCTCCCAAGATCGGCATTTATTCTGCTCTTCAAAAATATCAAGTGCATTCACTAAAATATTCATAAACACCTGATTAAGCTGTCCTGGATAGCATTCAATCAAGGGCAATTTTTCATAGTTCCGAATCACTTTAATCCCTGGATTTGTAGGGGTTTGATTCAATCGATTCCCCAAAATCATCAATGCACTTTCAATCCCATCATGGATATCCACAACCTTGAAATCAGATTCATCTAACCGGGAAAACACCCGTAAAGACAAAACAATTTGCCGAATGCGATTAGTTCCCACCTGCATAGACTGTAACAGTTCAGGCAAGTCTTCACGAATAAATCCAATCTCCAATTCATCTTTTAATGCGGTCAGTTTTTGGCTTGGATGTTCTAATTCCTGTTCGTAAGCATCAAGTAATTTTAATAAATCATCCACATAATCAACGGCATGGATTAGATTGCCGTAAATGAAATTAACTGGATTATTGATCTCGTGGGCAATTCCTGCCACTAATTGACCCAAACTAGACATTTTTTCGGTTTGTACCAATTGGCTTTGAGTGCGTTTGAGCTGCTGTAAAGTTGTCGATAACTCGGCGGTTCGTTCCGCGACTCGTTGTTCGAGTTGATGGGTTAACTCTTGTAGAGCGAATTGGGTGCGTTCCCGTTCTTCAATTTCCGCTTGTAATTGTAAATTTTGCTTGTCTAATTCTTCTTCGGCTAACTCTTGACTTTCTTCACTTAGGACAAACCACCAAGCTCCCACTGCACATAGGACTAAGAGTAAAGAATAGATTTTTAAGAACAGAGTGGTAATGAAGGGAATCTCTTCGGCTGGAACCTGGGCAGATTCCCACACTCCAAAGAAGAAGACTAAACCTAAGACGGCTCCACTGGTTCCGGCTAAGAGGAAAAAGCCGCCTAAAAAGCGGATAACCCGTTTGAGAAATTGGGGAGAAAAGTGTTGTCCAATTGGGGAGATCCACCCCTGGGAAAACCAGAACAATTGAGTTTCTGCGGTATGCTTACAGGCATCATGACAATGGGCTTCTAGGGTGCAACAGAGGGAACAAATGTGGCCCTGATAAATGGGACAATAGGCACTATCGGCCGGTTCGTAGTGCTGTTCGCAAATGGAGCATTGAATCAGGGAGGGACTGAGGTTGATGCGATCGCGGAGTTCGTTTGTACGGGCGATATAATATTTTCCCTGGGTTATCCAAGCCAATAGGGGCGATAAAATCAGGGCAATGCCCAAGGCTAAAAAGGCGGAATAGGCTTGCAGATAAGGGCCCAAGAGTCCCAGAAAGGCGATAATGGCAACTGCGGAGGCGATCGCCATGGAACCAAAGCCGACGGGATTGATATTGTAGAGATAGGCTCGCTTAAACTCGATATAGGAAGGGCTGAGTTTCAGGGGTTTATTAATGACTAAATCGGCGACTAATGCCCCGATCCAGGCGATCGCCACATTGGAATATAGCCCCAAAACCGCCTCCAGAGTCTCAAATACGCCTAATTCCATCAGCAGCAGGGCGATCGTCACATTAAACACTAACCAGACTACCCGCCCCGGATGAGAATGGGTCACACGGGAGAAAAAATTAGACCAAGCCAACGATCCTCCATAGGCATTGGTAACATTAATTTTCACTTGAGAAATTATCACAAATAGGGTCGCCACGGCCAACACTACCCCCGGATCGTCAAACATATCCGCAAACCCACCCAGATACATTTGAATCGGTTGTTTAGCTTCACTTTCGGCCAATCCATGGGCGATCGCCAAAGCTGCTAAAAAAGACCCCCCTAACTGTTTCGCCATGCCCAAAAACACCCAACCCGGCCCTGCTGCTAACACAGCTAACCACCATTTCCAAGCATTTTCCGAGGTCTTTTCCGGCAAAAACCGTAAATAATCCACCTGTTCTCCTAACTGGGCAATCATAGCCAAAGACACCGTTGCTGCTGACCCAAACAACAGGGAATTGAACCCCGTTCCACTCGCTGAATGTCCGGCAAAATCAAGCCAATATTGAAATGCCCCCGGCTCCTTATAGGCCACAAAAACATAGGGCGAAATCATCAAACATAACCAAATCGGCTGCGTCCACAGTTGCAACTGATTAATCAACGTCACCCCATAGAAAACTAAGGGAATAATCACCACCGAACAGACCAAATAGCCCCAAGCCAAGGGTAAATGAAAATATAACTCCAAGGCTTGGGCCATAATTGCCGCTTCTAAGGCAAAGAAAATAAAGGTAAACGAAGCATAAACCAAGGACGTAAGGGTTGAGCCGATATAGCCAAATCCTGCACCCCTGGTCAACAAATCCATATCAATACTGTATTTGGCGGCATAATAGGTAATGGGCACACCCGCCAGAAAAATAATTAAGCCTGAAAATAAAATCGCCCAAAATGCATTGGTAAATCCATAATTGATTAATAAAGAAGCTCCGATCGCCTCCAATGCCAGAAAAGAGATCCCCCCAAGCGCCGTATTTGCCACCAAAAACTCCGACCATTTACGGAAAGATTTGGGGGCATAGCGCAGAGAATAATCTTCTAGGGTTTCATTGGCTACCCAAGTATTATAATCTCGCCGCTCTTTAACGATGCCTTTAACCAGATTCTTCATCAACAGAGTCATAGAATGTGTATCTCATTGACCAACGTTAGAGGTTGACCTTTATGGTTCGATCTACAGTTCGGTAAAGTTTTTTAGCGACGATAGAGTATTCTACCCGCTCATCTAAGGGGGTTTTGCTTAAGATAGATGCTTTCAGTAATGATAAATATCTTAAATCAACTCGATGCTGGCCGCAGTGTCTCACGCTACTATAGTATTCTGTGCCAGATAAGGGGGACTCTGGGCGATCGCTAGGTTTGGCAATGGAAATGTATGTTTTAGAAATGGGGATAGAATAAAGACAAACAACGCTACTGTTTGCGTATCGATGGATTTCATTACTCAACCCAAGGCTCGGTTAATCGGTTCTACGGCTTTGTTAGCCGGAGGAACGGTGTGTGGGGGTGTCTTGGGCACTTCCGTGGCTTCCGTGGTTGCGGGGATTATTGCTAATGATGTGATACCCCAGCACATGGAGAATCTGACGGTGCGGTTGCGGGATAGTCGGGGGCAATTGCATAATCATGATTTAGCGGAAGCGGTGGGGCTGGCTATAGGGCTGCTGATTAAAGCCAGAGCAGAGGCGGGAACCTATCCGGGATCGAAGAAGGGGCTGGTATCCCTGGCTGAATATACTGTCAAACACTGGAAAACCATCGCTAAAGACTTAGAAAATCAGAAAAATGAGAAATTTGACCTGATTCAGGATAGCCAGGTTTTGGGCTTATTTAGCCAGGCTCTAGGTCAGAAACCCGTGAAGGTGTTGACGGAGCCGGATTGGTTGGCATTATTGCATGAATTGTGCGATCGCCTGCATCAGGAACATTTGGACAGACAGGAATATGTGTTTCAGTATGGCTTCAATGGATTAGATTTTGCCGTTCCTGCTGCTCTGTTCCCTACCATTAAATGTCATCTTCCCCCTGAAGATGTATTAAAAAAATTGGCAACAGAGTTAGATGAAAAGTTTGCTTTTGCTTTGCAAGAGGTGTTAAAAGCCGATTTTGATAAGGGGGGCAAAGCCTTTGGGAAGTTTACCATAGCCATGTTGGGAGCAATTCACAACGGGTTGCAGCAGGTGCAGGTTTCCCAGGAAAAGCAAGAGCAGTTGAACCAAGCATTAGCAAAATTGGGGGAGCTTCAGCAGGACTTAGCCAGGAATGAGGCGCGGTTTCGGCAGTTATCCGAGCAGTTGGGTGTGGGGATAGAGGTGATTTTAGGGGAAATTGGCATTACTCAGGATATCCTCAGCCGCTTGCGGGGATGGTTATATGGTGAATTAAGTCAGATTGGCAAAACATTGGCAGAGATTCAAGATATTGCCAGTGACAATAGCAGAAAGCTTGATGATTTGCTCGACAGAGTTGGGACATTGACACCCACACCCCAACCGGAAAGCACTTCATCTGTTTTCGGGGATGCTTTGCCTCAGATTAATGATTGGCAAGAGAGAGAAGAATTAGCCACAATTCA from Roseofilum capinflatum BLCC-M114 harbors:
- a CDS encoding mechanosensitive ion channel domain-containing protein, giving the protein MTLSLPGWGQTPSTATVASKAPIVLDGYELFEVEASGNFSAQERAKQVNQLLQEKLDGAIATNTPPEVKIVEHNGQVSLQVNNRHLISVSESDMMPGHPSLEQAQIWRNEIQQALQRARRERTPIYRAWAIKMALIASGVAIALQCLWFWLQRRLRRQKNQDGELIKTSWKILALILLQVATWLIFISYVTNLFPLSRRWLYRTYILLRNLFSAQIFTVGERALSLNNLLLIGVMAIALIFLTNSFTEVLKAKIVPLVGVNRHSQQAIASFIRYGLLFIGFLLILTLSGVDFSSLAIVISVLGVGIGFGLQNIVKDFISGLIMIFERPIQVGELVQVGDFQGLVQRIGPRVTEMTTIDRVTIMVPNSRFIEGEVQNWNRTGLTRLKVYVDVAYGSDMQRVHDILLAVAQLPHPEILRHPPPKAQFRGFGESALNFRIVVFIRDPLKQPKVRTHLLHHMALYLQYYGIEIPFPQRDLHLKLPGLEQVTDTWLKQQGRENWQPSPVPIPEPPKIQPEYDWEDIIQRMRGPEGLSIRDRRYGLKVFSHCFTGTEVVEWLMQHEQATRMESVMMGQMMVDMGIFHHVLDEHEFEDTTLFYRFYADETPSDDKDTHYSATLGGDRPDEQGMEKNTETDSTVIED
- a CDS encoding ATP-binding protein; amino-acid sequence: MTLLMKNLVKGIVKERRDYNTWVANETLEDYSLRYAPKSFRKWSEFLVANTALGGISFLALEAIGASLLINYGFTNAFWAILFSGLIIFLAGVPITYYAAKYSIDMDLLTRGAGFGYIGSTLTSLVYASFTFIFFALEAAIMAQALELYFHLPLAWGYLVCSVVIIPLVFYGVTLINQLQLWTQPIWLCLMISPYVFVAYKEPGAFQYWLDFAGHSASGTGFNSLLFGSAATVSLAMIAQLGEQVDYLRFLPEKTSENAWKWWLAVLAAGPGWVFLGMAKQLGGSFLAALAIAHGLAESEAKQPIQMYLGGFADMFDDPGVVLAVATLFVIISQVKINVTNAYGGSLAWSNFFSRVTHSHPGRVVWLVFNVTIALLLMELGVFETLEAVLGLYSNVAIAWIGALVADLVINKPLKLSPSYIEFKRAYLYNINPVGFGSMAIASAVAIIAFLGLLGPYLQAYSAFLALGIALILSPLLAWITQGKYYIARTNELRDRINLSPSLIQCSICEQHYEPADSAYCPIYQGHICSLCCTLEAHCHDACKHTAETQLFWFSQGWISPIGQHFSPQFLKRVIRFLGGFFLLAGTSGAVLGLVFFFGVWESAQVPAEEIPFITTLFLKIYSLLLVLCAVGAWWFVLSEESQELAEEELDKQNLQLQAEIEERERTQFALQELTHQLEQRVAERTAELSTTLQQLKRTQSQLVQTEKMSSLGQLVAGIAHEINNPVNFIYGNLIHAVDYVDDLLKLLDAYEQELEHPSQKLTALKDELEIGFIREDLPELLQSMQVGTNRIRQIVLSLRVFSRLDESDFKVVDIHDGIESALMILGNRLNQTPTNPGIKVIRNYEKLPLIECYPGQLNQVFMNILVNALDIFEEQNKCRSWEELVQSPNQITITTEIQQPHWVSIAIADNGPGIPASIQPKIFDAFFTTKPVGNGTGLGLSISYEIIVKKHHGQLSCFSDVGKGTRFIIEIPIRQNH
- the mtnA gene encoding S-methyl-5-thioribose-1-phosphate isomerase; amino-acid sequence: MVCNTPVYPVRWDRDYQCVILIDQTCLPGEYTTVSIRNSSEMARAIKTMIVRGAPAIGVSAAYGMALGAREIQTQERALFLEQLEAVAERLKQTRPTAVNLFWAIQRMLETARNISGSVGEIQSQLLAEAEQIQQEDIQTCQAIGEEGVKVLPDTPDRLNLLTHCNAGALATAGYGTALGVVRSAWAQGRLKRVYADETRPRLQGAKLTAWECVQEGIPVTVITDNMAAHCMQQGRIDAVVVGADRISANGDTANKIGTYSVALAAKAHNIPFYVAAPLSTVDFKLADGGEIPIEERDSQEVAQVGETQITPAGVEYYNPAFDVTPAALIAGIITEKGAVAPQDLINLKE